The sequence AGAATATTCCGAAGCTCCCTTCGAACTTCCTGAGGTTTACTTTACCAAGTACCTGGGCTTCCGGACCGAATCACCCCAACCGGGCCGCTCCACGATAGCCCTGGACCTGCAGCCCTACCACCTGAACATTGCCGGGGTGGTGCACGGCGGCTTCCTCATGACGGTACTGGATACGCTCATGGGTCATGCGGTTTTCACCTATCTGCGTGACGCGGGGGCCCGCTTTGCCACCAGCTCTATGACCACCCACTTCCTACGGGCCGTGAGCAAGGGACGACTGACTGGCACGGGCCGGGTAGTATCGGGCGGCAAAAAGTATATCATAGCTGAAGCGGAGTTGTGGGACGAGCAGGACCAGCTGATAGCCACGGCTGAGGCGCAGTATACCAGTATCGGGCCACCCGGCAGATAGATCCCATTCGAAAATGCAGCACAGTACCGTGCCTCCTGCCTAAATTAATGACCCCTAAATCAGCACCGAATCAAATTTGAAAGCCCCCACCACACCCCCAGCTCCCTTTATCACCAGCCCGGGAGTGGACCTGGCGGAGGGAGAGTTGAATGTGGACCTAAATGAACAACGCGGGGGTGTAGAGGAGCGAGTGATCCCGTTTATGGCGGGGCTGTTCCGGGAGGCCCTGCGCAGCGAGGATGGGAGTGGGGGGGAGTCAGCGGAACTGTCGTCCTTAAGCGTGCAGCGGTTGGCCGGGTCGATTGTGGGCCGCATTTACGGCCAGGCTTACGTTGAAAAGCGCGGTGACACCGTGGTATTTCTGCGGGCCAGACTGATTAATGACCGGGGTGAGGTAGTCATGACGGGCATGGCCACCAGCCACGTGCCCCGTTGAGCCGCAAACGATCAAGATTTTCATTTTCACCAGGGAAATGATAATCAGAGGAGAAGCCATATGTCCTATGTGAAGCAGGTCGATCACATTCCTGAGCCGGATTTCACCCAGCCGATTGAATTTCTGGCACTGGGCATGTTCCAGGATAAGGGCATAGGGGCCAGCCAGCGCTCGGTGGACGAGGTACTCGGGGGCCTTATTGCTAAGGTGCTGGAGCGGAAGGATTTCAAGGGCAAGAAGGACGAGACGCTGGTGCTGTTTACCGGAGCGCCCCTGGCTCGGGTGGCCCTGGTAGGTCTGGGCAAGGAGGAGAAGTTCACCACCGATGTAGCCCGTCAGGCGGCGGGGAAGGCGGTAAGCCTGGCCCGTAAGGCCAATCTGACCAGCTGCAGTCTGCTCGCCTTTGAATCGGATCTGCCCGCTGACGATCTCGCCCAGGCCCTGGCGGAGGGGCTCATCCTGGGCTCTTACCATTTCATGGAGCACAAGAAGCCCGAGGAGGATGCCCGGGAGCTGGAGAGTCTGAGCCTTTATGGCCCGGTTTCCGCCGAGGGCCTCAAGCGGGGTAACATTCTGGGTGCGAGTGTCTGCCTGGCGCGGGATCTGCAGAATCACCCTTCCAACGTCGCCA comes from Candidatus Neomarinimicrobiota bacterium and encodes:
- a CDS encoding PaaI family thioesterase, whose amino-acid sequence is EYSEAPFELPEVYFTKYLGFRTESPQPGRSTIALDLQPYHLNIAGVVHGGFLMTVLDTLMGHAVFTYLRDAGARFATSSMTTHFLRAVSKGRLTGTGRVVSGGKKYIIAEAELWDEQDQLIATAEAQYTSIGPPGR